The genomic window GATGCGACGCTGTTCCGCTCTGCGTTCAACCCCATCATCGCCGAGGCCCACGATGCTTCGCACGGCATCTATGATGCGGTCACCGGAGACACTCTGGTCCAGGGTAAGTCCGGGCTGCCGATCTTCGTCGGTGTCATGGCCTTTGCGGTCAAGGCGGTCATCGAGAAGGCAGCAAAATCCGGTGGCCCGAAGGACGGCGACGTCTGGATCTTCAACGACCCCTATGCCGGCGGCACGCATTTGTCCGATTTCAGGTTGGTGCGTCCCTTGTTCCGCGATGGCAAGGTATTCTGCTACCTCGCCTCGGTCGGCCATTGGCACGATGTCGGCGGAAACGTGCCCGGCAACTACAATCCGGTCGCGACGGAAAGCTTCCAGGAGGGGATGCTCATCCCGCCGGTCAAGCTCTACGACAGGGGCGAACTGCGCCAGGACGTCATCGATATCCTGTCGTCGAATTCACGCCTGCCCAACTCGCTCTTCGGCGATCTCAACGGCCAGATCAACGCGCTCGCGCTCGGCGTCAAGCGCATGGAGGAGCTTCTTGCCGACTATGGCGACGGCACAGTCGAGGCGGCGCTCGGCGAACTGAAGGCGCGCGCGGCCCAACTCATGCGGGCAGAGATCAAGGCACTTCCGCAGGGCACCGTCTCGGCTGAGGATTTTCTCGATAATGACGGCATTGTCGACGAACCACTGCGCATCGCGCTCGATCTCAAGATCGAAGGCGAGCGCATGGTGATGGATTTCTCCCGCTCGTCTCCAGCCTGCGCCGGCCCCGTCAACATCTCGCGCGCCACCACCATTGCCGCCTGCTATGTGGCGCTCAAGCACATCTTCGGCGACGTGCCCGCCAATGCGGGCGTGCTCGAGCCGGTCGAGTTCGTGATCCCCGAAGACAGCCTGCTTTCGGTGCGCGCGCCGAAGCCGGTTGGCGGTTATACCGAAACGATCCTGCGCCTGATCGACGTGGTCTTCCAGGCAATTGCGACGATTGCGCCTGAGCGGTCCAATGGCTGCGCCTATGGCACGATCAACGCATTGTCGCTCGCCGGCTATCGCGGTCCCGACAAGAAGCGCTGGGTCATGTTCTCCTTCTTCGGCGGCGGCCATGGTGGTCACCCGGAAGGTGATGGGTTGAACCACGGCAACGCGCCGATTTCGACAGCGACGATCCCGCCGCTCGAGATCCTCGAAGCGGCCTATCCGATCATGTTCACGCAATGGGGGCTGCGCCAAGATTCCGGCGGAGCCGGCAAGAGCCGCGGCGGACTGGGCGCCGTTTACGAGCTGGAGCTGCTGGAGGAAGAGGCTGACGTTTTCCTCTTCGGTGAGCGCGGTCGCTTTGCGCCGAAAGGCGTCGTCGGCGGCGGCGATGCGGCGCTCAATCGCTTCAGCTACGAGCAGACCGATGGCGAGAAGACCCCGCCCATGGCGTCCAAGATGGTCGGCATCAAGCTGAAGCGCGGCCAGAAGGTCAGGCTCGAGACGCCGGGCGGCGGCGGTTACGGCGATCCGGCGGAGCGCGATCGGGCAGCCATCGAACGTGACGTGGCACTCGGTTTCGTCAGCGAGGAAGCGGCCGAACGCGATTACGGTTTCCAGTCGAACAAGAAGGACGCGGCCTGATGGGTGGCATGAGTTCGAAGCGCTACGTGATCGGCGTCGATGTCGGCGGTACCTTCACCGATATTTTCGTTTAC from Georhizobium profundi includes these protein-coding regions:
- a CDS encoding hydantoinase B/oxoprolinase family protein — translated: MIDPVLLAILKGRLEQIADEMDATLFRSAFNPIIAEAHDASHGIYDAVTGDTLVQGKSGLPIFVGVMAFAVKAVIEKAAKSGGPKDGDVWIFNDPYAGGTHLSDFRLVRPLFRDGKVFCYLASVGHWHDVGGNVPGNYNPVATESFQEGMLIPPVKLYDRGELRQDVIDILSSNSRLPNSLFGDLNGQINALALGVKRMEELLADYGDGTVEAALGELKARAAQLMRAEIKALPQGTVSAEDFLDNDGIVDEPLRIALDLKIEGERMVMDFSRSSPACAGPVNISRATTIAACYVALKHIFGDVPANAGVLEPVEFVIPEDSLLSVRAPKPVGGYTETILRLIDVVFQAIATIAPERSNGCAYGTINALSLAGYRGPDKKRWVMFSFFGGGHGGHPEGDGLNHGNAPISTATIPPLEILEAAYPIMFTQWGLRQDSGGAGKSRGGLGAVYELELLEEEADVFLFGERGRFAPKGVVGGGDAALNRFSYEQTDGEKTPPMASKMVGIKLKRGQKVRLETPGGGGYGDPAERDRAAIERDVALGFVSEEAAERDYGFQSNKKDAA